GCCACGGCGAAACGGTCACGATTCGAGTGCCAACTGCAGAGGACGGGACAGCTCTCTTTTGGGAATTTGCCACCGATAGTTACGACATTGCATTTGGCGTATTCTtcgaatggaacaaaactgaTGAGACCGAAGTCTCCATCCATGTTTCTGATTCCGAAGATGAGGACCTAGACGATGAGTATTTGGGTAAATCTAACAAACGTTCCAGTCGGTCTCGATCTTGTCTTCCTTCAGTTGAATTTTCTTATGATAGATGAAAATGGTGACCCCGAGACTGGGAGCACGGCCGCTCTGGTGGACAAGGGCCCACCCACTTCGGTAGTTGTGCCCATCTTTCGTCGCGATTGTCATAAAGAGGTTTATGCGGGAACGCATCCATATCCAGCTCAGGGCGTTTATCTGTTGAAATTCGATAACACCTATTCTCTATGGAGATCGAAAACACTCTACTACCGGGTGTATTACACGAAATAGGAAGTGATGGTTGGTTGTTcgcccatttttttttcgatttcacCTCGAAACCCTTGTGTGTTTTGTGTTATTTGTATGAAATTTTACATCCACAACAGGCTTGACTTCAAGTTGGAATCTACTTTGTTGCATCTTTTGGCTACACAACCTCAAAGTGTGGCTAGTGAACATGATATTTTGGTACACAATAAAACCATCGGTCAGAGCCTGTTTTGTGCGAGAAGAGGCCATAGGTCGTTTTATTATGGTGGAGCATCAAACAATCGATGAACGAGATAAAAACAAATAACGAATCTACCGACGACCACTCTTCTTTTTGTGTCGTTTGGGGGATTTTGACCTCGATCTCCGATCGCGCttggaggatgaggatgacatTGGTCGTCGTTCTTCTGAACTTGAGCTCGAGCTTTTCCTATGGCGTTTTCGTGATCGGCTACGTTTTCGACCACCTCTTTCtcgagagcgagagcgagatCGCGAAGAGCTTGAGCTTCTGCGCGATcgtttgcttttcttttttctcctagAGGTGTGGCTGCCTGCCAGGGAATCATCCGTGTCATCGCGATTTCCACGGGGAGTTCGAGTCCTTTGTTCGTCGGTGTCATCTCCCGATCCAGCAGTATCGCTCCCGTTATTCACTTTCCCAGACAATGTCTGTTTCCGAAGCTTTTTCCGAAACAGCTCCACCTGCTCCGAGATAGTCCAGCCTGGTTTTCGAGTGATGCGCCCCGATTCCAGCTCATCTTGGTATTGAATAACTTTGAGCTCGATTTCCCGTAGCTTGACGCGTCTGTCTTCGATAGCTCGCGCATCCAGGGGCGTTCCTCCCAAGGGCTCACCTACCCGAGAGAATGAGCGGCATCAGAAAAAGCACTCCCCATGCTCATGTGCAAATATAATAAGtcctttcaaaaaataatACCATCTaaatcgtcgtcatcgtcgtccgGGTCTGTGATTCCGCGCCTTTTTCGCTTTTCGAGTTCCTCATCCTGATCAAATAGTTCCCATTTTGATGTGACCGCTTGAGCTTGGACTTCATCAGGATGTACGGTTTCCCACTTTGAAGGAACAAATCCAGCTGGAGCTGCTCCCCCACCCGCCTTCGGAGTGCCAGATAGACCACTGTTTCGCGACGAGAATTTTCCATCCTTGATGGGAGTGCCGTCCACATCTGAATCATCAGAGCCGTCTTTCCTTCGTTTGAATCCTTTTCCTGGAATGAGAGAGATAAAGCACTTGAGATAGTCTCGAAACCCCCAAAGATTCCAGGGCTCGCTCACCTTTTTGGGCGGACTTAAGAAGGGCTGCCCCATCTAGGGGCATTCCATCCACGTCgtcatcgtcttcatcatcgCTATTGGCTTCGTCGGAACCTTTCTTACCATTTTCTCCGTCAGAGTCAGAGGTGTTGCCACTCCCGATCAATCCCAAGAATATGTTCTGCAGTTTGATCAGGAAATCCTGCGGATACAGAGCCCAGTCCTCCCATGCTCTGAAGCAGCCCGTGACTCGTTCTTTAAATGCCTCTGCTTTCATGCGAGAATCGATTGCTTTTTGATATTTGGCCAGGTCGTGGAAGATATCCGGCAACTTGGCTTGAAACCCTTTCCGATAATACGACACATTGGGCACGCCCTTCACGCTACAGTTGTGGAGGATGTCTGAGATCAGGTATAACCGAGCAATCTTTTTGGCAGGTGAGGTTTCTAAAGCTGACAATGCTTCTGAGACACAATCCACGATCTCTTCCCAAGCGTCGGCGTGTTCAAGACACCAAACCTGTCGAGATAAACGATAAGTTCAGGAAGGACTTTGCAAAACATTTCCTCGTAAATGATTCCTCAACTATTAGATGTAGGTATAGAGTCTAAGTCCATATTTGCATCGACACTCGTCTAATCTCCTTCCACTTACCATCTGCTTTCCCCAGGACCGAAGGGATCACTATCTTAATACCATATTTCCTTGCTCGCAAGAACTGTATTAAAAAAGAATCAGAGGCATAACACTTATCGTGCATAAGCCAATGAGTAAGCATACTCCTATTCAACCCATTTGGTTCCCACTGGATGTAAATGCAACGACAAAGCAAGATGTAAATATTACCATGGTTTCGGCAATTGGGTTTCGGTCGGGATACAATGTTCTCAACATATCCTCAAACCGATCGCGTTGAGAATTGGACAGACCACGACGACTTGACTTTGAGGAGCTCTTGTCGTTTTCAGAGTCTTTTCGAGACTTGGATTCTCTATCACGGGATCTTTgggaattgaagaaaaagtcaaaatgagaAACTTTTCCTACGcgccaatattttgaaagaggGATTTAAAACAAGTACTTACACAAAATTGtgctcctcttcctcttcaaccAGGTGATCCGGCATTCCAGCAGTAAAGATATTCATTATGGGAGGTTTCCACATTGACCCTCCTTTGAACATTCGGAAGGGCTCCATACCCCAATGGTCTTTGCTATCGCCCTAGAAATTTCGAGCAAGTTTGAAAGATGCTCGCTCGATCATGGTAAATCAGACCGACCAGGGATCTCATTCGATCGTGGTGATCAAAAGTTACTTTTCTGATGAGAGCTCCCCTACCAGC
This Tigriopus californicus strain San Diego chromosome 7, Tcal_SD_v2.1, whole genome shotgun sequence DNA region includes the following protein-coding sequences:
- the LOC131883172 gene encoding U2 snRNP-associated SURP motif-containing protein-like, whose translation is MAGSTGHSSTSSSASSSGFLKHLQESKLKSFSIGTMGKRTLSKREQDELRKKQEQDEVGKVYKEFVSTFEDHPSSKVNKTWVKAGTFNAGNRKEDFTEKGKLYQPASRMDSGARSDLAESSALDGRTKRPEKPGKKKEKEKKKSNLEIFKEELKAIQEEREERHRVKNMIRSGAVPPSALNSTGSSGSVNRELSLAESAASKDGLPGSHDTGDPNTTNLYLGNLSPRLTEQQMMELFGKYGPLASIKIMWPRTEDEKSRGRNCGFVAYMSRIDGERALTNLSGQMIDGHEMRMGWGKPVPIPLHPIYVPPPLLKLTLPPPPSGLPFNAQPNSKKDADTWNIGKGPLPGPSSERTQESFDKLLYRSTVKVVIPTDRTVLCLINRMVEFVIREGPMFEAMIMNRELSNPNFAFLFENKSPEHVYYRWRLYSLMQGDSKDHWGMEPFRMFKGGSMWKPPIMNIFTAGMPDHLVEEEEEHNFVSRDRESKSRKDSENDKSSSKSSRRGLSNSQRDRFEDMLRTLYPDRNPIAETMVWCLEHADAWEEIVDCVSEALSALETSPAKKIARLYLISDILHNCSVKGVPNVSYYRKGFQAKLPDIFHDLAKYQKAIDSRMKAEAFKERVTGCFRAWEDWALYPQDFLIKLQNIFLGLIGSGNTSDSDGENGKKGSDEANSDDEDDDDVDGMPLDGAALLKSAQKGKGFKRRKDGSDDSDVDGTPIKDGKFSSRNSGLSGTPKAGGGAAPAGFVPSKWETVHPDEVQAQAVTSKWELFDQDEELEKRKRRGITDPDDDDDDLDGEPLGGTPLDARAIEDRRVKLREIELKVIQYQDELESGRITRKPGWTISEQVELFRKKLRKQTLSGKVNNGSDTAGSGDDTDEQRTRTPRGNRDDTDDSLAGSHTSRRKKKSKRSRRSSSSSRSRSRSRERGGRKRSRSRKRHRKSSSSSSEERRPMSSSSSKRDRRSRSKSPKRHKKKSGRR